AACATCGCTTGATTTAGCATCCGCATCGCGGATGCTGCGGCGCACCACCTTGCCGATGGTTGCCCACATGGCCGCGCCATCGAACTCCGTGGCCCCGGGAACATTTGGGACACTGCTATAGGCGATTTCCTGGTAGGCCGAGCCTAACTCCCGGCCCGCGAAGTCAAAGACGACGCTACGGACGGCGCCAGTGCCGAAGTCTATCGCCACCAGGCAGGGCGGCATCGGCTAGATCCTTGTGATCTTCTCCGGAACGCGGATCGGCTTGCCGATCTGGAGGGCCATCCAATAGACGTGGGCGTTCTCCTCCGTCATCATGTTCACCATCGTCGCCACTTCTATGGATGGGCCAATGCACGTGAGGCCGTGGCCACCTAGAACCACGGCCCGGCGGTCCTTCAAAGCGTCCACCATGGAGTGCTGGCCCTGCTCCGTGCCGAAGTGGGTGAAGGGAAGCACCCTCACCACGCCGCCGGCCAGCTGCTGGGCTGTGCCCAGGACGGGCATGATATCCATGCCCACCGCGCCGAAGACGTTGGAATAGCGGGCGTGGGTGTGGCATATGCCCATAACATCGGGACGGGCGCGGTAGATATAGGTATGGACGTCCGTATCCGTGGAGGGCTTCAGACGGCCCTCCACGATGGTCAATTCGTCCTTCACGACGACGATGTCCTCAGGTTTCATGTTTTCGTACGGATAGCTGGTGGGCGTGATGCAGATGAGGCCGGTTTCCTTATCTCGAGCGCTGTAGTTGCCTTGGGTGCCGACGGTGAGGCCAGCTCTATCGCACCTAAGGGCGGAGGCGATGACGCGCGCGCGGAGCTGTTCGAGAAGCATGAGGCAGTCTCCTTCAGTTCAGTTGGGCGAAGCAGTGGGCGGAGTATAGGACAGCGGTCATGACGCAACAAGCGAAGGCAGTGCGGAGAGAGCTACCTTGGCAGTCCCAGTCCCCGAAGGGCGATGATATTCTTTTGGATCTCCGAGGTTCCGCCGGCGATGGTCCAACCCATCCAGAGGCGATGGTTATGCTGCATCTCGCCTTTGAACGGGGCGCGGCGTTCTCCGCGCTCCAGCTGGCCGTATTCGCGCAGCAGCTCCATGGCGATTTGAGACATCTGCTGGAGGAGGCCGCTGGTGAAGCCCTTGTCCATGGAAGATTCATAGGAGGGGCTGCCGCCTTTAGACTGCATCCAGACGACGCGGAGGGAGAGCATGCGGGCAACGCCGAGGCGGACTTTGATCTCGGCAAGCTTGCTGCGAAGGATAGGCTCCTTCTCGATGCCGTTCTGCCTGGCGTACTTGAGGAGGTCTTCAAAGACCTGCTCCGCCATCACCACTTGGGCGATCCACGAGCGCTCGAACTGGAGGCCGTAGGCCATCTGGTACCAGCCGCCGTGGAGCGTCCCCAGGAGGTTGGAGCGCGGGATGCGGACGTTATCGAAGAAGACCTCATTGAAGTGATGGTCACCGGTGAGGTCGTAGAGGGGCTTCACGCGGACGCCGGGCGTCTTCATATCCAGCAGGATCATGCTGATGCCCTTGTGCTTCTCTGCCTGGGGGTCCGTGCGGGCCGCCAGCAGGCCCCAATCGGCCTCGTGGCCGCCGCTGGTCCATATCTTCTGGCCGTTCACGACGAAGTGGTCGCCGTCCGCCACGGCGGGCGTTTGCAGACCCGCGAGGTCAGAGCCGGCGTTTGGCTCGCTGTACAGGGTGCACCAGTTCACCGTATCGGCCACGATGCGGGAGATATGGGTTTGCTTCTGCTCTTCCATGCCGTAGCGCAGGATAAGGGGGCCGACCCACATGACGCCCATACTGCGGCCCGGCGGCGCTTTGCGCTTGGCTAGCTCTTCGTTATAGACCATCTGCTCCAAGACGGAGCGCTCCTGGCCGCCATAGGCCTTGGGCCAACCCATGGTGAGCCAGCCCTTGGCGGCGAGCCTCTTCCGAAAGCTCTTTTCAATAGCGCTTTTCTTTTTCCTATCATCCTGATAGGCGGCGGGCCAGTCGGGGGGCAACTCTTGATCGAGGAAGGCGCGCACTTCCTTGCGGAAGGCTTCTTCTATGGGGCCGGGGCGAAGGTCCACGATAGTCTCCTGGAGTAAATCGGGCCAAAGTGTAGCACACTCGCCTATCGCGATGGCCAGCCGACCTGCGGCGTGCTGTGCACTTGATTTAGCTCAAACCACCAGTCAGCAGAGGGGTCTAGGATAAAAGAAAGCCCGCCCAGGTTACCTGGGCGGGCTTTCCGTCAAGCCGAGGAGGGAGAGGCTTACCTATCGAACCAGACGCGCTCCATGCGGTTCTGGGGGCCGACCGACTGAAAGGGCGCACGCCAGCCCTTCACATGGGCATGGGTAACCCAGCCGTCCACCTGGTAAACGGTGGGGATGAGGGTGGCTTCCCGAATGAGCTTGCGCTGGATCTCATAGACGATGTCGCGCCGCCTGGTGAAGTCGAGCGTTCCCTCTTGCTGAGCGACTAAGTCTTCCACGCCGTAGTTGAGGTTCGCCCTATTGCGAGCCGAGTTCCTCACGATGTAGTCAACAAAGATGGCGCTTGGGTCGTCGTACGAGGTGCCGCCGGTGGTCATGGAGATGTCCCAGCCCTTCGCGAGGAGGGAGCTATTGAACTGGGTTGATGCTTCTTGGACCAGCCTGATGTTCGCGCCGCTGTTGTTGAGGAGCAGCGAGTGGGCGGCGATGTGGTAGGGGTCAACGTTAGGGCTGATGATGCCTAAAAAGGTGAGGTTCAACGTCTTGGGATCCACGCCTGCAGCGGCGAGAAGTTTTCTTGCCTCGGCTACCTCTGCGCTGTAGGAGGAACCAAAGCCGGGGAATCTGAGTATCTCCGCATCGGGCAGACCCCACTGGCCGTTCACCTCTGGCGAAGGCATGTGATGGGGCGGGAATCTGCCGAAGCCTCCGCGGGGGAGGAGCAGAAGGGCCCGCCTATCCAACATCCGGCTGAAGGCCTCCCGGACGCGGACGTCATCCCACGGCTTCTTTTCCATGTTGAACATCAGGTTGAACTGATCGGCTAAGACGAGGGAGACCTGGGCGCCGGGGAACTCCTGCTTGATGCGGTCGGAGTTGATGGTGACGAAGTCATGGTCATGGCCGCAGCCGCAATCCAGGCGGCCGGTGCGGAAGGCGCTATAGGCGAGGGCGGGGTCGCCTGCGATGACGAAGATCTCCATGCCGTCAAGGTAGGGGAGGGCGCCGCCGCCGGCATCGGTCAAGTGGTACTTATCGTTCTTCTGCAGGACGGTCTTGTTGTTGCGCTCCCAGGTTCCGAACTTGAATGGGCCTGTGCCCACCGGGGTCTCCTGGAACTTCGCGGCTTGGATGTGGGGTGGGTACATGAGGACGGAGAAGGCGGCGACACTGGGGAAGAAGGAGGCGCTGGGCCGCCGCATGGTGACCTTCACCGTGCGGGCATCCACAGCCTCAACGGACTGCACGGAGGCGAACTTCGTGCGGTTGAAGCCGATGGTGGGATCGGGAGGGTTGATGCCGCGGTTCAGGTTCCAGACCACGTCCTCCGCGGTGAAGGGCTTGCCGTCATGCCAGGTGACGCCTTGCCGGATCTTGAAGGTGTAGCTCATCCCATCGGCAGCGGCAGTCCATTCAGTCGCAAGGTCGGGAACGATCCTGCTGTTGCTATCGAAATCGTAGCGGACAAGGTTGCTCCAGATGTTCTGGACGAAGGGCACGAAGCCGCCGACGCTGTTCCAGGTATCCCAAACGGGGGCCCATTCTCGGATATCACGCACGCGAAGGACGCCACCTCTCTTGACGGTGGGGCCCGCTGTGGGAGGAGGAGCCGTGGGCGCCAGTGTTGCGGTGGGGATCGGCGCGCGTGTGGCCGTGGGGGCGGGCGTGGCAGTGGGCGCTCCGGGAGCCGTTGTAGGGGCCGGGGCCACTGTGCTGGCGGCAGTCGGGGGTGTTGTTGGTCGCGGGGCAGAGGTAGCCGTGGGCGCCGCAGTGGGTTTCGGTGTAGCTGTGGGGTCCTCGTCTCCGCCACAAGCGCTGATGACGAGCATCAACACGATGGCGAGACTTACCAGGACCGAAAGTTTCCTCACTTTTGTCATGCCTCATCTCCTCCTTAGGGAGCGATTCTTTGGCGTTTTTCCTTGACCTACGCTCTTCGCGGTGGCGCGACTCTACGGTACAGGACATCAGTTGTCAACCTGATTGCACCGCTCCATCTGCGCTGCTCCGCTTGAAGGACGCTCGGGGCGAGCGTCGGGAGGCGATCACTGCGTCTCCGGGTCCGAAAAGGAGTCCGCATCCCTGTATAATCCGCGCCATCTGCAGAGGTGGGATATGCCGACGATCAACGTTCTGGTAGCGCATCAGGGCGCCACTGATGATGAGGCCCAGCGGATCGCCGCCGTTGACCCATCGGTCCGGGTAACGCGCGCGCTCTACGTGGACCCCATGGTGACAGATTGGATACTCTCGTTGCGCAAGCCGGAGGACCGCGGTCTGCCTTTGCCCACCAGCGACGCCTTTTTTGCCGCGCTCTCCGAGGCGGAGGTCATCTTTTGTGTCCGCCTGCCGGACGATATCCTCCAGCTGGCTCCCAAGCTGAAGTGGGTCCAGGTCTATGGCGCTGGGGTGGACTATCTGCAAAAGACGGGCATCCTGGAAAGGGGCATCCTGCTCAGCAACAGCAGCGGCGTCAACGCGCCGCCCATCGCCGAATTTGTCCTGGGCTACATGATCATGCATGTGAAGCACATGGCGGAGCGGGTGGAGGCCCAGCGGAGGGGCGAATGGCGGCGGATGATGAACGATTCGTTGGAGGGGAAGACGCTGGGCATCGTGGGGCCGGGGCACATCGGCGGGGAGACGGCCAGGCGGGCGGCGCCCTTCGGCATGAGGATCATCGCGGCGCGAAGGTCGTACACGCCGGGTGAGAAGCTGCCCAACATCGAGCGGGTCTACCCAATGGGCCAACTCCGGGAAATGCTGACCCGATGCGATTACGTCCTTGTCTCTGTGAGCCTGTCAAAGGAGAGCCAGAGGCTCATCGGCCAAGGGGAGTTCGCGGCGATGAAGCGAGGCGCCTACTTCATGAATGTGGCGCGCGGAGGCGTGGTGGACCAACAGGCCCTTATCTCCGC
The Chloroflexota bacterium DNA segment above includes these coding regions:
- a CDS encoding ABC transporter substrate-binding protein, with the translated sequence MRDIREWAPVWDTWNSVGGFVPFVQNIWSNLVRYDFDSNSRIVPDLATEWTAAADGMSYTFKIRQGVTWHDGKPFTAEDVVWNLNRGINPPDPTIGFNRTKFASVQSVEAVDARTVKVTMRRPSASFFPSVAAFSVLMYPPHIQAAKFQETPVGTGPFKFGTWERNNKTVLQKNDKYHLTDAGGGALPYLDGMEIFVIAGDPALAYSAFRTGRLDCGCGHDHDFVTINSDRIKQEFPGAQVSLVLADQFNLMFNMEKKPWDDVRVREAFSRMLDRRALLLLPRGGFGRFPPHHMPSPEVNGQWGLPDAEILRFPGFGSSYSAEVAEARKLLAAAGVDPKTLNLTFLGIISPNVDPYHIAAHSLLLNNSGANIRLVQEASTQFNSSLLAKGWDISMTTGGTSYDDPSAIFVDYIVRNSARNRANLNYGVEDLVAQQEGTLDFTRRRDIVYEIQRKLIREATLIPTVYQVDGWVTHAHVKGWRAPFQSVGPQNRMERVWFDR
- a CDS encoding D-2-hydroxyacid dehydrogenase, translating into MPTINVLVAHQGATDDEAQRIAAVDPSVRVTRALYVDPMVTDWILSLRKPEDRGLPLPTSDAFFAALSEAEVIFCVRLPDDILQLAPKLKWVQVYGAGVDYLQKTGILERGILLSNSSGVNAPPIAEFVLGYMIMHVKHMAERVEAQRRGEWRRMMNDSLEGKTLGIVGPGHIGGETARRAAPFGMRIIAARRSYTPGEKLPNIERVYPMGQLREMLTRCDYVLVSVSLSKESQRLIGQGEFAAMKRGAYFMNVARGGVVDQQALISALQSGHLGGAALDVFDPEPLESDSPLWRMPNVFVTPHNSGGYIRHEERSSAFFCENLRRYIRGEALLNRVDPKAGY
- a CDS encoding acyl-CoA dehydrogenase → MDLRPGPIEEAFRKEVRAFLDQELPPDWPAAYQDDRKKKSAIEKSFRKRLAAKGWLTMGWPKAYGGQERSVLEQMVYNEELAKRKAPPGRSMGVMWVGPLILRYGMEEQKQTHISRIVADTVNWCTLYSEPNAGSDLAGLQTPAVADGDHFVVNGQKIWTSGGHEADWGLLAARTDPQAEKHKGISMILLDMKTPGVRVKPLYDLTGDHHFNEVFFDNVRIPRSNLLGTLHGGWYQMAYGLQFERSWIAQVVMAEQVFEDLLKYARQNGIEKEPILRSKLAEIKVRLGVARMLSLRVVWMQSKGGSPSYESSMDKGFTSGLLQQMSQIAMELLREYGQLERGERRAPFKGEMQHNHRLWMGWTIAGGTSEIQKNIIALRGLGLPR